From the Armatimonadota bacterium genome, one window contains:
- a CDS encoding ABC transporter substrate-binding protein codes for MSASRWFRVLAVLAVLGLLGVPRPAGSAQAPPQDVLIFGATSDVETMDPQVSVDNIAWRAIYYCYDRLVQLKGGTTEVAPQLAESWTVSPDGKTFTFRLRSGVKFIDGTPFDAQAVAASFGRLFKMGKGAAGLWDGILDPGGITVVNPSTIRFTLKTPFAPFLGSLATDQASIVSPGVMKHETAGDLGQAWLAGHTAGTGPFYLKEWRRGERIVLERNPNYWGPKPALRQVIIRNIPDAAVLRDLLERGEVDMGEVLTDDQIDAIKDKPGIRVFEAPSFLATYIYLNNRNRYLENVKVRQAISYAIDYQGIIRGVRKGRAVQMRGPIPQGMAGHDKTVFQYTRDVARARRLLAEAGHPQGFELGLLIDPGVREWADIATIVQANLAEIGIRVKIEGYARPTMRAKLDKADFDMATGFWTPDYPDADMFTWFWFYSKNGGLAGNRSFYSNPRMDELVVAQRQEPDPAKRMQLFRQIQKIAVDDAVYVYLYQPVYRIAMRSRVQGYVYNPMLLFMPNFSGISKAP; via the coding sequence GTGAGCGCTTCCAGGTGGTTCCGGGTGCTGGCGGTCCTGGCGGTCCTGGGGCTGCTGGGTGTGCCGAGGCCGGCCGGCTCCGCGCAGGCCCCGCCGCAGGACGTCCTCATCTTCGGCGCCACCAGCGATGTGGAGACCATGGATCCTCAGGTCAGCGTGGACAACATCGCCTGGCGGGCCATCTACTACTGCTACGACCGGCTGGTCCAGCTGAAGGGCGGCACGACCGAGGTCGCGCCGCAGCTGGCGGAGTCCTGGACGGTCTCGCCGGACGGCAAGACCTTCACCTTCCGTCTGCGCTCCGGCGTGAAGTTCATCGACGGAACGCCCTTCGATGCCCAGGCGGTGGCGGCGAGTTTTGGGCGGCTGTTCAAGATGGGGAAGGGCGCCGCAGGCCTGTGGGACGGCATCCTGGATCCGGGCGGCATCACCGTGGTGAACCCCTCCACCATCCGGTTCACGCTGAAGACGCCCTTCGCCCCGTTCCTCGGCTCCCTGGCCACCGACCAGGCCAGCATCGTCAGCCCCGGGGTGATGAAGCACGAGACCGCCGGCGATCTGGGGCAGGCCTGGCTGGCGGGCCACACCGCGGGGACCGGGCCTTTCTACCTGAAGGAGTGGCGCCGCGGCGAGCGCATCGTCCTGGAACGCAATCCGAACTACTGGGGGCCGAAGCCGGCGCTGCGGCAGGTGATCATCCGCAACATCCCCGACGCGGCGGTCCTCCGCGACCTGCTGGAGCGGGGCGAGGTGGACATGGGCGAGGTGCTCACGGACGACCAGATCGACGCCATCAAGGACAAGCCCGGAATCCGGGTGTTCGAAGCGCCCTCCTTCCTGGCCACCTACATCTACCTGAACAACCGGAACCGCTACCTGGAGAACGTCAAGGTCCGTCAGGCCATCTCCTATGCCATCGACTATCAGGGCATCATCAGGGGGGTGCGCAAGGGCCGCGCCGTGCAGATGCGGGGTCCCATCCCCCAGGGCATGGCCGGGCACGACAAGACGGTCTTCCAGTACACCCGCGACGTGGCCCGGGCCCGCCGCCTGCTCGCTGAGGCCGGGCACCCGCAGGGATTCGAACTCGGCCTCCTCATCGACCCCGGCGTCCGGGAATGGGCCGACATCGCCACCATCGTGCAGGCGAACCTGGCCGAGATCGGAATCCGCGTCAAGATCGAGGGGTACGCACGGCCCACGATGCGGGCCAAGCTGGACAAGGCCGACTTCGACATGGCGACGGGCTTCTGGACACCGGACTATCCCGACGCCGACATGTTCACCTGGTTCTGGTTCTACTCGAAGAACGGCGGGCTCGCCGGGAACCGTTCCTTCTACTCCAACCCGCGCATGGACGAACTCGTTGTTGCCCAACGCCAGGAGCCCGATCCGGCCAAGCGGATGCAGCTCTTCCGGCAGATCCAGAAGATCGCCGTGGATGACGCCGTCTACGTCTACCTCTACCAGCCGGTCTACCGGATCGCCATGCGCAGCCGCGTCCAGGGGTACGTCTACAACCCGATGCTGCTGTTCATGCCCAACTTCAGCGGCATCTCCAAGGCTCCGTAG
- a CDS encoding pyridoxal phosphate-dependent aminotransferase family protein: MESAPAAETIIDGRRYLYFGGTGYYSLQNHPALVKAAAEALATYGMHSATFRGGFGTTPLYVAVERKAAEFFGTEDAAYIASGYLSNIAGFQALAEMVAFDTVFYDVGSHYSLTDFLFLLQGPAVAFAHADPDDLVRQLRAHAVPGRRVLIVSDGVFPLMGEIAPVPAYLEAAAAYDAWVWLDDSHGVGILGPNGRGTYEHYGLASERLVFGGTLSKAFGSFGGIIPGPGPLIRTIRSGHVMNGATSPTSSAAAWALTSIELLRQHPEWRRRLRENAFRLKAGLRALGLPVGDSPLPIAAWTLDSPEEMDRIQRALMERGICIQRAYYPGAGAAGALRVVVFSSHTPEQIDRLLEELKRLL, translated from the coding sequence ATGGAAAGCGCCCCCGCCGCCGAGACGATCATCGACGGCAGGCGCTATCTGTACTTCGGGGGAACCGGCTACTACTCGCTGCAAAACCATCCCGCCCTGGTGAAGGCGGCGGCCGAGGCGCTGGCCACCTACGGGATGCACTCCGCCACCTTCCGGGGCGGATTCGGCACGACCCCCCTCTACGTCGCCGTGGAGCGGAAAGCGGCGGAGTTCTTCGGCACCGAGGACGCCGCCTACATCGCCTCGGGCTATCTCAGCAATATCGCCGGATTTCAGGCATTGGCCGAGATGGTGGCGTTCGACACCGTCTTCTACGATGTCGGCTCGCACTACAGCCTCACCGATTTCCTGTTCCTCCTGCAGGGGCCGGCGGTGGCCTTCGCCCACGCCGACCCCGATGATCTGGTGCGCCAGCTCCGGGCACACGCGGTGCCCGGCCGACGCGTGCTCATCGTCAGCGACGGGGTGTTTCCCTTGATGGGGGAGATCGCCCCCGTGCCCGCCTACCTGGAGGCGGCCGCCGCCTATGACGCCTGGGTCTGGCTGGACGACTCCCACGGGGTGGGCATCCTGGGCCCCAACGGGCGCGGAACGTACGAACACTACGGCCTGGCCTCGGAGCGGCTGGTGTTCGGCGGCACGCTGAGCAAAGCCTTCGGATCCTTCGGCGGGATCATTCCCGGCCCCGGCCCGCTCATCCGAACGATCCGATCCGGTCACGTCATGAACGGGGCAACATCGCCGACCTCTTCCGCGGCCGCCTGGGCCCTGACCAGCATCGAGCTGCTCAGGCAGCATCCCGAGTGGCGCAGGCGGCTCCGGGAGAACGCCTTTCGGCTGAAGGCCGGCCTGCGGGCGCTGGGCCTCCCCGTAGGCGACTCCCCGCTGCCGATCGCCGCCTGGACCCTGGACTCTCCCGAAGAGATGGACCGGATCCAGCGGGCCCTGATGGAGCGCGGCATCTGCATCCAGCGGGCGTACTATCCCGGGGCGGGCGCCGCAGGCGCCTTGCGGGTCGTCGTGTTCTCGAGCCACACGCCCGAGCAGATCGACCGTCTGCTGGAGGAGCTGAAGCGGCTGCTGTGA
- a CDS encoding dihydrodipicolinate synthase family protein, with protein MFDRRRLGGIVVPMVTPFEDDGITVREQGVRRLVDFLIETGVHGIFVAGTTGEAAALDDAQWRRLVQAASGAGRGRVPLLAGVIAPTTALAAARARWAADLGADVVVAAAPYYYLPDRCELVAHFREIVRATPLPVLLYNIPQTTKVHLTLEVYLALADEEQIVGLKDSAGDVTEFRKAVRALRAGGRDFRMFLGTDHLTDVAALVGAQGTVPSLGNIAGRDLVAAWQAAAAGDWTESARRQERVAALTRVYDLGREVHQTGIIVGLKCALTLMGIPAGPPAPPALPASAEEVRRVEAVLREGGLLP; from the coding sequence ATGTTTGACCGCCGGAGGCTGGGCGGCATCGTGGTGCCGATGGTCACGCCCTTCGAAGATGACGGAATCACGGTGCGCGAGCAGGGCGTCCGGCGGCTGGTGGACTTCCTCATCGAGACGGGCGTCCACGGGATCTTCGTCGCCGGCACCACCGGCGAGGCGGCGGCGCTCGACGACGCGCAGTGGCGGCGCCTGGTGCAGGCGGCCTCCGGCGCCGGGCGGGGCCGGGTTCCCCTGCTGGCCGGCGTCATCGCCCCCACCACCGCGCTGGCCGCGGCGCGGGCCCGGTGGGCGGCCGACCTGGGCGCGGACGTGGTCGTGGCCGCCGCGCCATACTACTACCTCCCCGACCGGTGCGAACTCGTCGCCCACTTCCGGGAGATTGTCCGGGCCACCCCGCTGCCCGTGCTGCTGTACAACATCCCGCAGACCACCAAGGTCCACCTGACCCTGGAGGTCTACCTGGCGCTGGCCGATGAGGAGCAAATCGTGGGGCTGAAGGATTCGGCCGGGGACGTCACCGAGTTCCGCAAGGCCGTGCGGGCCCTGCGCGCCGGCGGCCGGGACTTTCGGATGTTCTTGGGCACGGACCACCTGACGGATGTGGCCGCGCTGGTCGGTGCGCAGGGCACGGTGCCGTCGCTGGGCAATATCGCTGGCAGGGACCTGGTCGCCGCCTGGCAGGCGGCGGCGGCCGGAGACTGGACGGAGAGCGCGCGGCGTCAAGAGCGGGTGGCGGCCCTGACGCGCGTCTACGATCTCGGGCGCGAGGTCCACCAGACGGGGATCATCGTCGGCCTGAAGTGCGCGCTGACCCTGATGGGGATCCCCGCCGGGCCGCCGGCGCCGCCCGCACTCCCCGCCAGCGCCGAGGAGGTCCGGCGGGTCGAGGCCGTCCTGCGGGAGGGCGGACTGCTCCCATAA